From Saimiri boliviensis isolate mSaiBol1 chromosome 9, mSaiBol1.pri, whole genome shotgun sequence, a single genomic window includes:
- the BPIFB6 gene encoding BPI fold-containing family B member 6, whose amino-acid sequence MLRILGLALCSLLTCTQAEPGALLRLGMDIMNHEVQSAMDESHILEKMAAEAGKKQPGMKPIKGITNLKVKDVQLPVITLNFVPGVGIFQCVSTGMTITGKSFMGGNMEIIVTLNITATNRLLRDDETGLPVFESEGCEVILVNVKTNLPSNMLPKVVNKFLDSTLHKVLPGLMCPAIDAVLGYVNRKWTNLSDPMPVGQMGTVKYVLTSTPATTASYIQVDFSPAVQQQKGKTIKLAGAGETFAFPEGYAEGSSQLLLSATLLSSELTLLQKSFHVNIQNTMIGELPPQTTETLAGFIPEMAVAYPKSKPLMTQIRINKPPKITMKTGKSLLHLHGTLEMFVARRRGKTTTSLFRLEVHFNLKVQYSVHENRLQMTASLDRLLSLSRKSSSIGSFNEKELTGFITDYLEEAYIPVVNDVLQVGLPLPDFLAMNYNLAELDIVENALMLDLKLE is encoded by the exons ATGCTGCGGATCCTGGGCCTGGCACTCTGCAGCCTGCTGACCTGCACACAAGCTGAGCCTGGGGCTCTGCTGCGGCTGGGCATGGACATCATGAACCACG AGGTCCAGAGTGCCATGGATGAGAGTCATATCTTAGAGAAGAtggcagctgaggcaggcaagAAACAGCCGGGAATGAAACCTATCAAGGGCATCACCAA TTTGAAGGTGAAGGATGTCCAGCTGCCCGTCATCACCCTGAACTTTGTACCTGGAGTGGGCATCTTCCAATGTGTGTCCACAGGCATGACCATCACTGGCAAGAG CTTCATGGGAGGGAACATGGAGATCATCGTGACCCTGAACATCACAGCCACCAACCGACTTCTGCGGGATGATGAGACAGGCCTCCCCGTGTTCGAGAGTGAGGGCTGTGAGGTCATCCTGGTCAATGTGAAGACCAACCTGCCTAGCAA CATGCTGCCCAAGGTGGTCAACAAGTTCCTGGACAGCACCTTGCACAAGGTCCTCCCCGGGCTG ATGTGTCCCGCCATCGATGCAGTCCTAGGGTATGTGAACAGGAAATGGACCAACCTCAGTG ACCCCATGCCTGTGGGCCAGATGGGCACTGTCAAATATGTCTTGACATCCACAccagccaccacagccagctacaTCCAAGTGGACTTCAGT CCTGCGGTGCAGCAGCAAAAGGGCAAAACCATCAAGCTTGCTGGTGCCGGGGAGACCTTCGCGTTCCCTGAGGGTTATGCCGAGGGCTCGTCGCAGCTGCTGCTCTCAGCCACCCTCCTCTCCTCAGAGCTCACCCTTCTGCAGAAGTCCTTCCACGTGAATATCCAGAATACCATG ATTGGTGAGCTGCCCCCACAAACCACCGAGACACTGGCTGGCTTCATTCCTGAA ATGGCTGTGGCTTATCCCAAGTCAAAGCCCTTGATGACCCAGATCAGGATAAATAAGCCTCCCAAGATCACCATGAAGACAGGCAAGAGCCTGCTACACCTCCACGGGACCCTGGAGATGTTCGTGGCTCGGAGACGGGGCAAAACTACAACGTCCCTCTTTCGCCTGGAAGTG CACTTCAATCTGAAAGTCCAGTACTCAGTGCATGAGAACCGGCTGCAGATGACCGCCTCTTTGGACAG ATTACTGAGCTTGTCCCGGAAGTCCTCATCGATTGGCAGCTTCAAT gagAAGGAATTAACTGGCTTCATCACCGACTATCTCGAAGAAGCCTACATCCCAGTTGTCAATG ATGTGCTCCAAGTTGGGCTCCCACTCCCGGACTTTCTGGCCATGAATTACAACCTGGCTGAGCTGGACATAGTGGAG AATGCCCTGATGCTGGACTTGAAGCTGGAGTGA